One genomic region from Pempheris klunzingeri isolate RE-2024b chromosome 4, fPemKlu1.hap1, whole genome shotgun sequence encodes:
- the LOC139200619 gene encoding acidic leucine-rich nuclear phosphoprotein 32-related protein produces MLNLQRNHLVCLRQLPKLPAVEHLCLSENAISSLGGLGSLGNSPLRSLNLTRNPVTFTQDYRARVFFCLPKLEILDGIPKLPEDSLPTRPQLPETTRMCNIL; encoded by the exons ATGCTAAACCTGCAGCGTAACCATCTGGTGTGTCTGCGTCAACTGCCAAAGCTCCCAGCAGTGGAGCACCTTTGTCTGTCTGAGAATGCCATCAGCTCCCTGGGGGGGCTGGGATCGCTGGGGAACAGCCCGCTCCGCTCCCTCAACCTGACCCGCAACCCAGTGACCTTCACTCAGGACTACCGTGCACG tgttttcttctgtttgccaAAGCTAGAGATCCTGGATGGAATCCCCAAGCTGCCAGAAGACTCTTTGCCCACAAGACCACAACTCCCAGAAACCACCAGGATGTGCAACATTTTATGA